The Ahaetulla prasina isolate Xishuangbanna chromosome 3, ASM2864084v1, whole genome shotgun sequence genome window below encodes:
- the GEM gene encoding GTP-binding protein GEM, which produces MTLNNVTMRRNSASSCGALQPQQQRWSVPPDGKHLVVQKETQEANHQKRYTLNHEEYCRKSWSSESSDSVISTEPGNICYRVVLIGEQGVGKTTIASVFAGVHDSLDSDCELLGEDTYERTLQVDGESANIMLLDVWENKNENGWLQDQCMKVGDAYVIVYSITDRASFERASELRIRLRRARKMEDLPIILVGNKSDLVRRREVSVSEGRACAVVFDCKFIETSAAVQHNVRELFEGIVRQVRLRRDSREKNEKRLAYQKRKETIPKKARRFWGKIVARKNKNMAFKLKSKSCHDLSVL; this is translated from the exons ATGACCCTGAACAACGTCACCATGCGTCGCAACAGTGCCAGTAGTTGTGGTGCCTTGCAGCCTCAGCAACAACGCTGGAGTGTTCCACCAGACGGGAAGCATCTGGTAGTGCAGAAAGAAACCCAAGAGGCAAACCATCAGAAAAGGTACACCCTCAACCATGAAGAATATTGTCGCAAAAGCTGGTCATCGGAGTCCTCTGATTCTGTCATCTCCACTGAGCCAGGAAACATCTGCTATCGAGTAGTTCTCATAGGGGAACAAGGAGTTGGCAAAACTACCATTGCGAGTGTCTTTGCAGGTGTGCATGACAGCCTGGACAGCGATTGTGAACTTCTGGGAG AAGACACCTACGAACGAACTTTGCAGGTGGATGGAGAAAGTGCAAACATAATGCTTTTGGACGTTTGGGAAAACAAG AATGAAAACGGATGGCTCCAAGATCAGTGCATGAAAGTTGGAGATGCATATGTCATTGTCTATTCCATCACGGACCGGGCAAGCTTTGAAAGAGCATCTGAGCTAAGGATTCGGCTTCGCAGGGCACGGAAGATGGAAGACCTTCCTATTATTTTAGTGGGCAATAAAAGTGACCTAGTAAGGCGCCGTGAAGTTTCTGTTTCAG aGGGCCGAGCCTGTGCCGTAGTCTTTGATTGTAAGTTCATTGAGACCTCAGCAGCTGTACAGCATAATGTCAGGGAGCTGTTTGAAGGCATCGTACGTCAAGTTCGTCTGAGAAGGGACAGCAGAGAAAAGAACGAGAAGAGGCTGGCATATCAAAAGAGAAAAGAGACCATCCCTAAGAAGGCGAGGCGATTCTGGGGGAAGATTGTAGCCCGAAAAAACAAGAATATGGCTTTCAAACTGAAGTCCAAATCTTGCCATGATCTCTCTGTCCTTTAG